From Syngnathus scovelli strain Florida chromosome 14, RoL_Ssco_1.2, whole genome shotgun sequence, one genomic window encodes:
- the nusap1 gene encoding nucleolar and spindle-associated protein 1, whose translation MDLESMKYAELRDLAKQLGLKANMKADKLLKAIKKHNEREKDTENKIEAPVANVTAEVKTDESTDAVWSSSVFVNTRRGKAQMKRLGDEVFTSCPEDTSVNVPPSEVDPQVHPENKRRRLSTQSKTEKEANKPLVESSDTSSQVQSDSKDEEGNDNVPIVKQAGKIPRYKGRRQVNRAALKPVTPNFQKLHEAQFNKMESIDAYMQRRNNNNKMEPIQEPKVAKPSRVSLFSPAPYRKNPLTSNKPNPQIKVAEKTNAVFKPSVLSTRRINVRFSELMPDNEYKRSLVKTPARKSLALATSTPSKQTPGGRKTSTAASFVFTGNTSVTPGTQKKPVFDLKASLSRPLTYKPHTGKLKPLGDCKENKVADKSLVADSRIKNYKQHRMQTREERQAKQVEDRKAKKSNLLCARRGLVMD comes from the exons ATGGATTTGGAGTCAATGAAATATGCTGAGCTACGCGATCTAGCGAAGCAGCTAGGTCTCAAGGCCAATATGAAG gcGGACAAGTTGTTAAAAGCCATTAAGAAGCATAATGAGCGAGAAAAGGACACAGAAAACAAG ATAGAAGCACCGGTGGCCAATGTCACTGCTGAGGTGAAGACAGACGAATCCACGGATGCGGTTTGGAGTTCCTCAGTGTTTGTCAACACACGTCGAGGAAAAGCGCAGATGAAAAGGTTGGGGGATGAGGTATTCACGTCGTGCCCCGAAGACACGTCCGTGAACGTCCCTCCAAGTGAAGTGGATCCACAAGTCCACCCTGAAAACAAGAGACGTCGATTGTCCACTCAATCCAAGACTGAGAAGGAAGCGAATAAACCTCTGGTTGAGTCTTCAGACACGAGTAGTCAAGTACAGAGCGATTCCAAGGATGAAGAAG gTAATGATAATGTTCCCATTGTAAAACAAGCCGGTAAGATCCCTCGCTACAAAGGGCGGCGGCAGGTGAACAGGGCAGCCCTGAAACCAGTCACACCCA ACTTCCAAAAACTGCACGAGGCCCAATTCAACAAGATGGAGTCCATCGACGCCTATATGCAAAGacggaacaacaacaacaagatggAGCCTATTCAAGAGCCGAag GTGGCGAAGCCTTCTCGCGTGTCCTTGTTCAGCCCCGCGCCCTACAGGAAGAATCCGCTGACTTCGAACAAACCAAATCCTCAAATCAAGGTGGCCGAAAAAACTAATGCGGTCTTCAAGCCCTCTGTGCTTTCCACAAGAAGGATCAACGTCAG GTTTTCCGAGTTGATGCCGGATAACGAGTACAAGCGGTCCCTGGTGAAGACGCCAGCACGCAAGTCGCTCGCCTTGGCCACTAGCACACCCAGCAAGCAGACGCCCGGAGGAAGGAAAACCTCCACTGCAG CATCGTTTGTGTTCACCGGCAACACCAGCGTCACCCCGGGAACGCAGAAGAAGCCCGTTTTTGACCTGAAGGCCAGCCTGTCCCGCCCGCTCACTTACAAGCCTCACACAG GCAAACTGAAGCCAttgggcgactgcaaagaaaacaaagtcGCCGACAAGTCTTTGGTTGCTGATTCTCGGATAAAAAACTACAAACAGCACAGAATGCAGACCAG GGAGGAGAGGCAAGCCAAACAAGTTGAAGATCGCAAAGCAAAGAAGTCAAACTTGCTGTGTGCACGGCGAGGCCTAGTGATGGATTAG
- the pacc1 gene encoding proton-activated chloride channel isoform X3 has protein sequence MLGKDSTYREFNDDDDHSEEMQSPDFFRDVVEADGEERDERPSEDDARGSTPSMRVSKACLKNVFTVVLIFIYLLLTTVAAFLAYQTISDFLEKLNHPVMSVTYKEVDMFSPPGIALYPGNARLLSCRHHYHDHIPPLVNPGKPQDSDCVIKEVTYNGFFTNQTKKKALVVRGPSDVHSRELIFMQFSQNETEEDFSAITLNQSEFMRDCERNYSTWTFSGGFRTWVKMSLVTTSGKSDQSVEFRQESTVVKFNDKRPETERSNQLFFAVFEWRDPFIQEIQLIVTANPWSSAAILCGVFMALFKAANFAKLTVQWIIRMRKRHLRNKARQQGIIN, from the exons ATGCTCGGAAAGGACAGTACTTATCGAGAG TTCAACGATGACGACGACCACAGCGAAGAAATGCAGTCTCCGGATTTTTTCCGAGATGTCGTGGAGGCCGATGGCGAGGAGCGTGATGAGCGCCCTTCAG AGGATGACGCTCGAGGCAGCACGCCGTCCATGCGGGTCAGCAAGGCGTGCCTGAAGAACGTGTTCACGGTGGTGCTGATCTTCATCTACCTGCTCCTGACGACAGTGGCAGCCTTCCTGGCTTACCAAACCATCTCCGACTTCCTGGAGAAGCTCAACCATCCAGTCATGTCTGTCACCTACAAGGAGGTTGACATGTTCTCTCCACCTG GTATCGCTCTGTATCCCGGCAACGCCCGTCTTCTGAGCTGCCGGCACCACTACCACGACCACATCCCGCCCTTGGTGAACCCCGGGAAGCCTCAAGATAGCGACTGCGTCATCAAGGAAGTGACCTACAACGGGTTCTTCACTAACCAAACAAAG AAGAAGGCGCTGGTGGTACGAGGACCGTCGGATGTCCACAGCAGAGAGTTGATCTTCATGCAGTTCAGTCAGAACGAAACGGAGGAGGACTTCAGCGCAATCAC TTTAAATCAATCTGAATTCATGAGGGACTGTGAGAGGAACTACTCCACATGGACCTTCTCCGGGGGCTTCCGCACGTGGGTCAAAATGTCCTTAGTGACCACATCAGGGAAAAGTGACCAGTCGGTGGAGTTTCGCCAAGAG TCTACTGTGGTCAAATTCAATGACAAGAGGCCAGAAACGGAAAGGAGCAACCAGCTTTTCTTCGCTGTCTTTGAGTGGCGTGATCCCTTTATACAAGAAATCCAACTG ATCGTGACAGCAAACCCGTGGTCGTCGGCGGCCATTCTTTGCGGCGTCTTCATGGCGCTCTTCAAGGCGGCTAACTTTGCCAAGCTGACCGTTCAGTGGATCATCAGAATGCGCAAACGTCACCTGAGGAACAAAGCTCGCCAACAAGGCATCATAAACTAA
- the pacc1 gene encoding proton-activated chloride channel isoform X2: protein MLGKDSTYREFNDDDDHSEEMQSPDFFRDVVEADGEERDERPSEDDARGSTPSMRVSKACLKNVFTVVLIFIYLLLTTVAAFLAYQTISDFLEKLNHPVMSVTYKEVDMFSPPGIALYPGNARLLSCRHHYHDHIPPLVNPGKPQDSDCVIKEVTYNGFFTNQTKKALVVRGPSDVHSRELIFMQFSQNETEEDFSAITYMLFANFSDLDNSLNQSEFMRDCERNYSTWTFSGGFRTWVKMSLVTTSGKSDQSVEFRQESTVVKFNDKRPETERSNQLFFAVFEWRDPFIQEIQLIVTANPWSSAAILCGVFMALFKAANFAKLTVQWIIRMRKRHLRNKARQQGIIN from the exons ATGCTCGGAAAGGACAGTACTTATCGAGAG TTCAACGATGACGACGACCACAGCGAAGAAATGCAGTCTCCGGATTTTTTCCGAGATGTCGTGGAGGCCGATGGCGAGGAGCGTGATGAGCGCCCTTCAG AGGATGACGCTCGAGGCAGCACGCCGTCCATGCGGGTCAGCAAGGCGTGCCTGAAGAACGTGTTCACGGTGGTGCTGATCTTCATCTACCTGCTCCTGACGACAGTGGCAGCCTTCCTGGCTTACCAAACCATCTCCGACTTCCTGGAGAAGCTCAACCATCCAGTCATGTCTGTCACCTACAAGGAGGTTGACATGTTCTCTCCACCTG GTATCGCTCTGTATCCCGGCAACGCCCGTCTTCTGAGCTGCCGGCACCACTACCACGACCACATCCCGCCCTTGGTGAACCCCGGGAAGCCTCAAGATAGCGACTGCGTCATCAAGGAAGTGACCTACAACGGGTTCTTCACTAACCAAACAAAG AAGGCGCTGGTGGTACGAGGACCGTCGGATGTCCACAGCAGAGAGTTGATCTTCATGCAGTTCAGTCAGAACGAAACGGAGGAGGACTTCAGCGCAATCACGTACATGCTATTTGCTAATTTTAGCGATTTGGACAACAG TTTAAATCAATCTGAATTCATGAGGGACTGTGAGAGGAACTACTCCACATGGACCTTCTCCGGGGGCTTCCGCACGTGGGTCAAAATGTCCTTAGTGACCACATCAGGGAAAAGTGACCAGTCGGTGGAGTTTCGCCAAGAG TCTACTGTGGTCAAATTCAATGACAAGAGGCCAGAAACGGAAAGGAGCAACCAGCTTTTCTTCGCTGTCTTTGAGTGGCGTGATCCCTTTATACAAGAAATCCAACTG ATCGTGACAGCAAACCCGTGGTCGTCGGCGGCCATTCTTTGCGGCGTCTTCATGGCGCTCTTCAAGGCGGCTAACTTTGCCAAGCTGACCGTTCAGTGGATCATCAGAATGCGCAAACGTCACCTGAGGAACAAAGCTCGCCAACAAGGCATCATAAACTAA
- the pacc1 gene encoding proton-activated chloride channel isoform X1 codes for MLGKDSTYREFNDDDDHSEEMQSPDFFRDVVEADGEERDERPSEDDARGSTPSMRVSKACLKNVFTVVLIFIYLLLTTVAAFLAYQTISDFLEKLNHPVMSVTYKEVDMFSPPGIALYPGNARLLSCRHHYHDHIPPLVNPGKPQDSDCVIKEVTYNGFFTNQTKKKALVVRGPSDVHSRELIFMQFSQNETEEDFSAITYMLFANFSDLDNSLNQSEFMRDCERNYSTWTFSGGFRTWVKMSLVTTSGKSDQSVEFRQESTVVKFNDKRPETERSNQLFFAVFEWRDPFIQEIQLIVTANPWSSAAILCGVFMALFKAANFAKLTVQWIIRMRKRHLRNKARQQGIIN; via the exons ATGCTCGGAAAGGACAGTACTTATCGAGAG TTCAACGATGACGACGACCACAGCGAAGAAATGCAGTCTCCGGATTTTTTCCGAGATGTCGTGGAGGCCGATGGCGAGGAGCGTGATGAGCGCCCTTCAG AGGATGACGCTCGAGGCAGCACGCCGTCCATGCGGGTCAGCAAGGCGTGCCTGAAGAACGTGTTCACGGTGGTGCTGATCTTCATCTACCTGCTCCTGACGACAGTGGCAGCCTTCCTGGCTTACCAAACCATCTCCGACTTCCTGGAGAAGCTCAACCATCCAGTCATGTCTGTCACCTACAAGGAGGTTGACATGTTCTCTCCACCTG GTATCGCTCTGTATCCCGGCAACGCCCGTCTTCTGAGCTGCCGGCACCACTACCACGACCACATCCCGCCCTTGGTGAACCCCGGGAAGCCTCAAGATAGCGACTGCGTCATCAAGGAAGTGACCTACAACGGGTTCTTCACTAACCAAACAAAG AAGAAGGCGCTGGTGGTACGAGGACCGTCGGATGTCCACAGCAGAGAGTTGATCTTCATGCAGTTCAGTCAGAACGAAACGGAGGAGGACTTCAGCGCAATCACGTACATGCTATTTGCTAATTTTAGCGATTTGGACAACAG TTTAAATCAATCTGAATTCATGAGGGACTGTGAGAGGAACTACTCCACATGGACCTTCTCCGGGGGCTTCCGCACGTGGGTCAAAATGTCCTTAGTGACCACATCAGGGAAAAGTGACCAGTCGGTGGAGTTTCGCCAAGAG TCTACTGTGGTCAAATTCAATGACAAGAGGCCAGAAACGGAAAGGAGCAACCAGCTTTTCTTCGCTGTCTTTGAGTGGCGTGATCCCTTTATACAAGAAATCCAACTG ATCGTGACAGCAAACCCGTGGTCGTCGGCGGCCATTCTTTGCGGCGTCTTCATGGCGCTCTTCAAGGCGGCTAACTTTGCCAAGCTGACCGTTCAGTGGATCATCAGAATGCGCAAACGTCACCTGAGGAACAAAGCTCGCCAACAAGGCATCATAAACTAA
- the pacc1 gene encoding proton-activated chloride channel isoform X4, translating into MLGKDSTYREFNDDDDHSEEMQSPDFFRDVVEADGEERDERPSEDDARGSTPSMRVSKACLKNVFTVVLIFIYLLLTTVAAFLAYQTISDFLEKLNHPVMSVTYKEVDMFSPPGIALYPGNARLLSCRHHYHDHIPPLVNPGKPQDSDCVIKEVTYNGFFTNQTKKALVVRGPSDVHSRELIFMQFSQNETEEDFSAITLNQSEFMRDCERNYSTWTFSGGFRTWVKMSLVTTSGKSDQSVEFRQESTVVKFNDKRPETERSNQLFFAVFEWRDPFIQEIQLIVTANPWSSAAILCGVFMALFKAANFAKLTVQWIIRMRKRHLRNKARQQGIIN; encoded by the exons ATGCTCGGAAAGGACAGTACTTATCGAGAG TTCAACGATGACGACGACCACAGCGAAGAAATGCAGTCTCCGGATTTTTTCCGAGATGTCGTGGAGGCCGATGGCGAGGAGCGTGATGAGCGCCCTTCAG AGGATGACGCTCGAGGCAGCACGCCGTCCATGCGGGTCAGCAAGGCGTGCCTGAAGAACGTGTTCACGGTGGTGCTGATCTTCATCTACCTGCTCCTGACGACAGTGGCAGCCTTCCTGGCTTACCAAACCATCTCCGACTTCCTGGAGAAGCTCAACCATCCAGTCATGTCTGTCACCTACAAGGAGGTTGACATGTTCTCTCCACCTG GTATCGCTCTGTATCCCGGCAACGCCCGTCTTCTGAGCTGCCGGCACCACTACCACGACCACATCCCGCCCTTGGTGAACCCCGGGAAGCCTCAAGATAGCGACTGCGTCATCAAGGAAGTGACCTACAACGGGTTCTTCACTAACCAAACAAAG AAGGCGCTGGTGGTACGAGGACCGTCGGATGTCCACAGCAGAGAGTTGATCTTCATGCAGTTCAGTCAGAACGAAACGGAGGAGGACTTCAGCGCAATCAC TTTAAATCAATCTGAATTCATGAGGGACTGTGAGAGGAACTACTCCACATGGACCTTCTCCGGGGGCTTCCGCACGTGGGTCAAAATGTCCTTAGTGACCACATCAGGGAAAAGTGACCAGTCGGTGGAGTTTCGCCAAGAG TCTACTGTGGTCAAATTCAATGACAAGAGGCCAGAAACGGAAAGGAGCAACCAGCTTTTCTTCGCTGTCTTTGAGTGGCGTGATCCCTTTATACAAGAAATCCAACTG ATCGTGACAGCAAACCCGTGGTCGTCGGCGGCCATTCTTTGCGGCGTCTTCATGGCGCTCTTCAAGGCGGCTAACTTTGCCAAGCTGACCGTTCAGTGGATCATCAGAATGCGCAAACGTCACCTGAGGAACAAAGCTCGCCAACAAGGCATCATAAACTAA